The Argopecten irradians isolate NY chromosome 4, Ai_NY, whole genome shotgun sequence genome has a window encoding:
- the LOC138321422 gene encoding L-proline trans-4-hydroxylase-like isoform X1, producing MTSAEYRCDGGDLAVTNNMKSDFDKHGYIMVRNFLGSKELLQIKKALEDHDTITSKGFGVSDREGRECKMSLWCHPGNDVTGMLARCEKMVTTCEMLLGGEVYHYHTKLMMKNAETGGCHLWHQDYGYWYKNGCLFPDMLTAFIAIDRCNKENGCLEILRGSHKCGRIEHLMVAGQTGADMDRVNGIRDSGQCPLEMVEMEPGDTLFFHCNLLHTSGPNNSPNRRWAFLTAYNKATNDPVIVHHHPQYTPLHKVPNSAILDCTNFTDMTGKDFMDPKNDKTIVSMDEKDDSPQAKKKRSSEGS from the exons ATGACATCTGCAG AATACAGATGTGATGGTGGCGATTTGGCTGTCACCAACAATATGAAGAGCGATTTTGACAAACATGGATACATTATGGTCAG aAACTTTCTGGGTAGTAAGGAGCTCCTCCAGATAAAAAAGGCTCTGGAAGACCATGATACGATAACTAGCAAAGGCTTTGGG GTATCCGACAGGGAAGGAAGAGAATGCAAAATGTCCTTATGGTGTCATCCCGGAAATGACGTAACAGGGATGTTGGCACGTTGTGAGAAAATGGTTACTACTTGTGAAATG TTACTTGGCGGGGAAGTCTATCACTACCACACAAAACTGATGATGAAGAACGCAGAAACTGGAGGATGTCATCTATGGCACCAGGATTATGG ATACTGGTATAAAAATGGCTGCCTGTTTCCCGACATGTTGACTGCATTCATTGCCATTGACCGATGCAATAAGGAAAATGGCTGTCTGGAG ATATTGAGGGGCTCCCACAAATGTGGTCGGATAGAACATCTGATGGTAGCAGGCCAAACGGGAGCAGACATGGACCGCGTTAATGGCATTAGAGACTCGGGACAATGTCCACTAGAGATGGTCGAGATGGAACCAG GTGATACACTCTTCTTCCACTGCAATCTGCTCCATACGAGTGGACCAAACAACAGCCCCAACAGACGATGGGCCTTCCTCACGGCGTACAACAAAGCTACTAACGACCCAGTTATAGTGCACCACCACCCACAGTATACTCCACTACACAAG GTTCCTAATTCAGCCATTCTTGACTGTACAAACTTCACTGACATGACAGGAAAGGATTTCATGGATCCGAAGAATGATAAGACTATCGTGTCCATGGACGAGAAGGATGATTCTCCTCAGGCAAAGAAGAAAAGGTCAAGTGAAGGGTCTTAA
- the LOC138321422 gene encoding L-proline trans-4-hydroxylase-like isoform X2, producing MKSDFDKHGYIMVRNFLGSKELLQIKKALEDHDTITSKGFGVSDREGRECKMSLWCHPGNDVTGMLARCEKMVTTCEMLLGGEVYHYHTKLMMKNAETGGCHLWHQDYGYWYKNGCLFPDMLTAFIAIDRCNKENGCLEILRGSHKCGRIEHLMVAGQTGADMDRVNGIRDSGQCPLEMVEMEPGDTLFFHCNLLHTSGPNNSPNRRWAFLTAYNKATNDPVIVHHHPQYTPLHKVPNSAILDCTNFTDMTGKDFMDPKNDKTIVSMDEKDDSPQAKKKRSSEGS from the exons ATGAAGAGCGATTTTGACAAACATGGATACATTATGGTCAG aAACTTTCTGGGTAGTAAGGAGCTCCTCCAGATAAAAAAGGCTCTGGAAGACCATGATACGATAACTAGCAAAGGCTTTGGG GTATCCGACAGGGAAGGAAGAGAATGCAAAATGTCCTTATGGTGTCATCCCGGAAATGACGTAACAGGGATGTTGGCACGTTGTGAGAAAATGGTTACTACTTGTGAAATG TTACTTGGCGGGGAAGTCTATCACTACCACACAAAACTGATGATGAAGAACGCAGAAACTGGAGGATGTCATCTATGGCACCAGGATTATGG ATACTGGTATAAAAATGGCTGCCTGTTTCCCGACATGTTGACTGCATTCATTGCCATTGACCGATGCAATAAGGAAAATGGCTGTCTGGAG ATATTGAGGGGCTCCCACAAATGTGGTCGGATAGAACATCTGATGGTAGCAGGCCAAACGGGAGCAGACATGGACCGCGTTAATGGCATTAGAGACTCGGGACAATGTCCACTAGAGATGGTCGAGATGGAACCAG GTGATACACTCTTCTTCCACTGCAATCTGCTCCATACGAGTGGACCAAACAACAGCCCCAACAGACGATGGGCCTTCCTCACGGCGTACAACAAAGCTACTAACGACCCAGTTATAGTGCACCACCACCCACAGTATACTCCACTACACAAG GTTCCTAATTCAGCCATTCTTGACTGTACAAACTTCACTGACATGACAGGAAAGGATTTCATGGATCCGAAGAATGATAAGACTATCGTGTCCATGGACGAGAAGGATGATTCTCCTCAGGCAAAGAAGAAAAGGTCAAGTGAAGGGTCTTAA
- the LOC138321422 gene encoding L-proline trans-4-hydroxylase-like isoform X3: MSLWCHPGNDVTGMLARCEKMVTTCEMLLGGEVYHYHTKLMMKNAETGGCHLWHQDYGYWYKNGCLFPDMLTAFIAIDRCNKENGCLEILRGSHKCGRIEHLMVAGQTGADMDRVNGIRDSGQCPLEMVEMEPGDTLFFHCNLLHTSGPNNSPNRRWAFLTAYNKATNDPVIVHHHPQYTPLHKVPNSAILDCTNFTDMTGKDFMDPKNDKTIVSMDEKDDSPQAKKKRSSEGS; encoded by the exons ATGTCCTTATGGTGTCATCCCGGAAATGACGTAACAGGGATGTTGGCACGTTGTGAGAAAATGGTTACTACTTGTGAAATG TTACTTGGCGGGGAAGTCTATCACTACCACACAAAACTGATGATGAAGAACGCAGAAACTGGAGGATGTCATCTATGGCACCAGGATTATGG ATACTGGTATAAAAATGGCTGCCTGTTTCCCGACATGTTGACTGCATTCATTGCCATTGACCGATGCAATAAGGAAAATGGCTGTCTGGAG ATATTGAGGGGCTCCCACAAATGTGGTCGGATAGAACATCTGATGGTAGCAGGCCAAACGGGAGCAGACATGGACCGCGTTAATGGCATTAGAGACTCGGGACAATGTCCACTAGAGATGGTCGAGATGGAACCAG GTGATACACTCTTCTTCCACTGCAATCTGCTCCATACGAGTGGACCAAACAACAGCCCCAACAGACGATGGGCCTTCCTCACGGCGTACAACAAAGCTACTAACGACCCAGTTATAGTGCACCACCACCCACAGTATACTCCACTACACAAG GTTCCTAATTCAGCCATTCTTGACTGTACAAACTTCACTGACATGACAGGAAAGGATTTCATGGATCCGAAGAATGATAAGACTATCGTGTCCATGGACGAGAAGGATGATTCTCCTCAGGCAAAGAAGAAAAGGTCAAGTGAAGGGTCTTAA